Proteins found in one Hypericibacter terrae genomic segment:
- a CDS encoding ABC transporter substrate-binding protein, translating into MKRDWQKMGAAALLALGLGAGIAIGPAPAQAAHKTVMMVTWSGCEDVCKGVRDAIAGNNIDAEVILRDAAQDRDKLAGFVQEARARKVDAVVTWGTKVTLGMVGTIAEQDDPDFLNNIPVVFTAVPDPIGTRIIQSYDWTGRPNVTGTRNQTPESVSIKSIRRYMPGFDHLGMLYDPSAPNSIIKVDEVKALADDLKFKLDALPLDLDASGAPTVASIAPKMAALKAAGVQWVYLGPSPFLQKNQDAFTSAAVQNGLAVLSPDPHPVTHSQALMSVTARDYDVGKLAGEQAVKLLKGAKPGNLPVLAIDHFAYLVNMKVAKKLNLYPPAAFLQVVEKVE; encoded by the coding sequence ATGAAGCGGGATTGGCAAAAGATGGGCGCCGCGGCGCTGCTGGCGCTGGGCTTGGGGGCCGGGATCGCCATCGGGCCCGCGCCGGCCCAGGCCGCGCACAAGACCGTCATGATGGTGACCTGGAGCGGCTGCGAGGATGTCTGCAAGGGCGTCAGGGACGCCATCGCCGGGAACAACATCGACGCCGAGGTCATCCTGCGCGACGCGGCCCAGGATAGAGACAAGCTCGCCGGCTTCGTGCAGGAGGCGCGCGCCCGGAAGGTCGACGCCGTCGTGACCTGGGGCACCAAGGTGACGCTCGGCATGGTCGGCACGATCGCCGAACAGGACGACCCGGACTTTCTCAACAACATCCCGGTGGTCTTCACCGCCGTTCCCGATCCGATCGGCACCCGGATCATCCAGAGCTACGACTGGACCGGCCGCCCCAACGTCACGGGCACCCGCAACCAGACGCCCGAATCGGTCAGCATCAAGTCGATCCGTCGCTACATGCCGGGCTTCGATCATCTGGGCATGCTGTACGATCCCTCCGCGCCCAACTCGATCATCAAGGTCGACGAGGTGAAGGCCCTCGCCGACGACCTCAAATTCAAGCTCGACGCCCTGCCGCTCGATCTCGACGCCAGCGGCGCTCCCACAGTGGCATCGATCGCGCCCAAGATGGCGGCGCTCAAGGCCGCCGGCGTGCAGTGGGTCTATCTGGGGCCGAGCCCGTTCCTCCAGAAGAACCAGGACGCCTTCACCAGCGCCGCGGTCCAGAACGGCCTGGCGGTCCTGAGCCCCGACCCGCATCCGGTGACGCACAGCCAGGCCCTGATGTCGGTCACGGCGCGCGACTACGACGTCGGCAAGCTCGCCGGCGAGCAAGCGGTCAAGCTGCTCAAGGGCGCCAAGCCCGGCAACCTGCCGGTGCTGGCGATCGACCATTTCGCCTATCTGGTGAACATGAAGGTGGCGAAGAAGCTCAACCTCTATCCGCCGGCGGCGTTTTTGCAGGTCGTGGAAAAGGTGGAGTAG
- a CDS encoding BON domain-containing protein → MKTSRLMAALVLTGLLAGPMAACSSTPTSQSTGEYIDDATISNKVRAQLIGDSELNVFQIDVETFKGVVQLSGFVNSATAKERAARVAAGVQGVKEIRNNLIVK, encoded by the coding sequence ATGAAGACATCGCGTCTCATGGCGGCCCTCGTTCTCACCGGACTTCTTGCGGGACCGATGGCGGCCTGTTCCAGTACGCCAACGAGTCAAAGCACCGGCGAATACATCGACGACGCGACCATCAGCAACAAGGTGCGCGCCCAGCTCATCGGCGATTCAGAGCTGAACGTCTTTCAGATCGACGTCGAGACTTTCAAGGGTGTCGTTCAGTTGAGCGGCTTCGTGAACTCGGCGACGGCGAAGGAGCGGGCGGCGAGAGTGGCTGCCGGTGTCCAGGGCGTGAAGGAGATCCGCAACAACCTGATCGTCAAATAG
- a CDS encoding ADP-ribosylglycohydrolase family protein: MTEQARHDSTRDRAIGAFVGLAVGDAIGTTLEFSRRDSRPPLIDMEGGGPFRLQAGQWTDDTSMALCLADSLLACGALDQRDLMQRFIRWWRYGENSCTGDCFDIGGTTRDALARFEDNGDPIAGSVDAHAAGNGSLMRLAPISIFFWADPVAAENAARRQSATTHGARAAMDACGYFSTLLIEAIRGAGKKDALRRRSLGPSSEISAIATGSWERKERDQIGSSGYVVHTLEAALWAVAQAEDFKSAVLLAANLGDDADTVAAVTGQLAGAIWGVASIPKPWRDRLAWSEHIEGLAASLFERGMA; the protein is encoded by the coding sequence ATGACCGAGCAAGCGCGACACGACTCCACACGGGACCGTGCCATCGGTGCGTTTGTCGGCCTCGCTGTCGGCGATGCCATCGGAACGACACTCGAGTTCAGCAGGCGCGATAGTCGGCCCCCGTTGATCGATATGGAGGGTGGCGGACCATTTCGCCTCCAGGCGGGACAATGGACCGACGATACGAGCATGGCGCTCTGCCTCGCAGATTCCCTGTTGGCTTGCGGTGCCCTCGATCAGCGGGATCTGATGCAGAGGTTCATCAGATGGTGGCGCTACGGTGAGAATTCCTGCACAGGCGATTGTTTCGATATCGGCGGAACCACGCGCGACGCACTTGCGCGCTTCGAGGATAATGGCGATCCGATTGCGGGGTCGGTCGATGCCCATGCCGCCGGTAACGGGTCGCTAATGCGGTTGGCGCCCATTTCGATCTTCTTTTGGGCAGACCCCGTCGCTGCGGAGAACGCGGCAAGGCGCCAAAGCGCGACCACGCATGGGGCGCGGGCTGCCATGGACGCCTGCGGATATTTCTCGACGCTTCTGATTGAAGCCATTCGAGGGGCCGGCAAGAAGGACGCTCTGCGCCGGCGTAGCCTCGGTCCGAGTTCCGAGATATCGGCAATCGCCACCGGATCATGGGAACGGAAGGAGCGCGATCAGATCGGATCGTCCGGCTACGTCGTTCATACGTTAGAGGCGGCTCTTTGGGCTGTGGCACAAGCTGAAGATTTCAAATCGGCCGTGTTGCTGGCGGCGAATCTCGGCGATGATGCCGATACGGTGGCCGCGGTCACCGGCCAGCTTGCCGGTGCGATATGGGGCGTCGCCAGCATCCCGAAACCTTGGCGCGATCGCTTGGCTTGGAGCGAGCATATCGAAGGCCTGGCAGCGTCGCTCTTCGAACGCGGGATGGCCTGA
- a CDS encoding Hsp20/alpha crystallin family protein, which yields MALMFSDPFDALFQFQQALDSLRTSPWLEPGPSGGGAFPPLNVFRQGDDIVIVTELAGVRRDDISVDVKNRTIRIAGTKSVDYGGKASLHRRERLAGKFDRAISIPVEVDADRVKAEYRDGVLALFLPRAEQDKPRSIKIS from the coding sequence ATGGCATTGATGTTCTCGGATCCTTTCGACGCTTTGTTCCAGTTCCAGCAGGCGCTCGATTCGTTGCGCACCAGCCCCTGGCTCGAGCCGGGGCCCAGCGGCGGCGGCGCCTTTCCCCCGCTCAACGTCTTCCGGCAGGGCGACGACATCGTCATCGTCACCGAGCTGGCGGGTGTGCGCAGGGACGACATCAGCGTCGATGTGAAGAACCGCACCATCCGCATTGCCGGCACCAAGTCGGTCGATTATGGCGGGAAGGCGAGCCTGCATCGCCGCGAGCGGCTGGCCGGAAAGTTCGATCGCGCCATCAGCATCCCGGTGGAGGTCGATGCGGACCGGGTCAAGGCCGAGTACCGCGACGGCGTCCTGGCGCTGTTCCTGCCGCGCGCCGAGCAGGACAAACCCCGCTCCATCAAGATTTCCTGA
- a CDS encoding hydantoinase B/oxoprolinase family protein codes for MTFRPQGNIDPISRDVFQQQLVGIAEEMSMALRRAAFSSIIWDMYDYACGLFTPEGEMMAQAETIPAQLGIMSTALRHMKGAFPLEQWKPGDVLVCNDPYKGCTHTMDIVLFSPIFLEGKLIGITSTIAHHVDIGGKIPGTEAADNGEIFAEGLILPPLKLVEAGKPNQAIFDIVAANVRDPASCQGDLRAQIAGCRTGERRLAELFKRYGVEEARALTGACLDYAETYMRRVIAAMPDGRYSASVKIEDDTTSDEPLTVAVTVEVKGDKLKVDFTGSSPQRDNALNCPTASTLSMTNYAVKCIVAPDIAQNEGCNRPVELLAPEGTMLNPRRPGAVSVRHLTQQAVADAVLKAMAPLAPDHASAGCQISFPTFCAGGFDDRPERRDENGAAPYYVISDIIGGGMGGSAKSDGLDAIDTHGGNCAILSAEVIETLSPLRILETSLVAGSGGTGEHRGGLGIRRDYQFLSGRTIMGAYVQQTRPETQPWGLEGGGPGAPGSISLNPGKPNARPLKSKIYGLKLEKGDVMRFQGAGGGGWGDPKKRDAAAVARDKAEGFA; via the coding sequence ATGACCTTCCGTCCGCAGGGCAATATCGACCCCATCAGCCGCGACGTGTTCCAGCAGCAGCTCGTCGGCATCGCCGAGGAGATGTCGATGGCGCTGCGGCGCGCGGCGTTCTCCTCGATCATCTGGGACATGTACGACTATGCCTGCGGCCTGTTCACGCCCGAGGGCGAGATGATGGCGCAGGCGGAGACGATCCCGGCCCAGCTCGGCATCATGTCGACGGCGCTGCGCCATATGAAAGGGGCCTTTCCGCTGGAGCAGTGGAAGCCCGGCGACGTGCTGGTCTGCAACGATCCCTATAAGGGCTGCACCCACACGATGGACATCGTGCTGTTCAGCCCGATCTTCCTCGAGGGCAAGCTCATCGGCATCACCTCGACCATCGCGCATCACGTCGATATCGGTGGCAAGATCCCCGGCACCGAGGCCGCCGACAATGGCGAGATCTTCGCCGAAGGCCTGATCCTGCCGCCGCTGAAGCTGGTCGAGGCGGGCAAGCCCAACCAGGCGATCTTCGACATCGTCGCCGCCAATGTGCGCGACCCCGCCTCCTGCCAGGGCGACCTGCGCGCGCAGATCGCCGGCTGCCGCACGGGCGAGCGGCGCCTGGCCGAGCTCTTCAAGCGCTATGGCGTGGAAGAGGCGCGGGCACTGACCGGCGCCTGCCTCGATTATGCCGAGACCTACATGCGCCGCGTCATCGCCGCCATGCCGGACGGGCGCTATTCGGCGAGCGTCAAGATCGAGGACGACACCACCAGTGACGAGCCGCTGACGGTCGCGGTGACGGTCGAGGTCAAGGGCGACAAGCTCAAGGTGGATTTCACCGGCTCCAGCCCGCAGCGCGACAACGCGCTCAACTGCCCGACGGCCTCGACCCTGTCGATGACGAACTACGCGGTCAAATGCATCGTGGCGCCCGACATCGCGCAGAACGAGGGCTGCAACCGCCCGGTCGAGCTGCTGGCGCCCGAAGGCACCATGCTCAATCCGCGCCGGCCCGGGGCCGTCTCGGTGCGCCATCTGACGCAGCAGGCGGTGGCCGACGCGGTGCTGAAGGCGATGGCGCCGCTGGCCCCCGACCATGCCTCGGCCGGCTGCCAGATCAGCTTCCCGACCTTCTGTGCCGGCGGCTTCGACGACCGGCCCGAGCGGCGCGACGAGAACGGGGCCGCCCCCTATTACGTCATCTCCGACATCATCGGCGGCGGCATGGGCGGCTCGGCCAAGAGCGACGGGCTCGACGCGATCGACACCCATGGCGGCAATTGCGCGATCCTCTCGGCCGAGGTGATCGAGACGCTGAGCCCCTTGCGGATTCTGGAGACGTCCTTGGTGGCGGGCTCGGGCGGAACGGGCGAGCATCGCGGCGGCCTCGGCATCAGGCGCGACTACCAGTTCCTCTCCGGCCGCACCATCATGGGTGCCTATGTGCAGCAGACGCGCCCCGAGACGCAGCCCTGGGGCCTCGAGGGCGGCGGGCCCGGCGCGCCCGGGTCCATCTCGCTCAATCCCGGCAAGCCCAACGCGCGCCCGCTCAAGAGCAAGATCTACGGCCTCAAGCTCGAGAAGGGCGACGTGATGCGCTTCCAGGGGGCCGGCGGCGGCGGCTGGGGCGACCCGAAGAAGCGCGACGCCGCGGCGGTCGCCCGGGACAAGGCGGAAGGGTTCGCCTGA
- a CDS encoding hydantoinase/oxoprolinase family protein, giving the protein MRYLAADVGGTFTDLVLVDGSAASPRVFIDKVPSQATGSALGVREGIQRLSAKAGIAAGDIDLFVHGFTVGTNAFLTRSGAKAALVVTQGFRDLLLIGNQMRPDLYSLTARKPAPVVPRSLTVEAVERVDAFGQVVTALTSAEIERVAAAVVALKPEAVAICLAFAHLNPAHETKLAEAIQAKLPGVPVYLSAKVNPQIEEYPRANTTAVAAYAGPVIDRYIGRLETNLKEVGLGGPLRLMRSDGGVATPRAARDNPAHMLLSGPAGGVIAGADLAKALDVKGMVTFDMGGTSADFSVIVDGVPTMVREREIDGQPLRLPTIDIETISAGGGSIARVDIGGALRVGPKSAGAVPGPACYGQGGTDATVTDAGVVMGLLDPNEYLGGEMRLDPDLAAKAVERSVATPLGLGLEEAAFGIISVANANMIQAIRSLSVERGHDVRGFAILAFGGAGPLYAPYMARDLGMAEVIAPRNPGVFAAQGLLLTDIRHAAQAPFQRNIARLKPDEIGPQLTRLKAELDHELEADGVPTTERYFHFAADMRCVGQFHLLTIPLSQPNGSGWWDGARVAAEFHAAHERSYGHADPSVPVEIVNLRVDGFGKIQRPPQPPEPAFVSGVAQAVGSRRVYFDRQGWSEAKIYRRDLLKPGQEIPGPAIVMQRDSTIVVLPGQRGRVDKRAVIRIAIKAE; this is encoded by the coding sequence ATGCGCTACCTTGCAGCCGATGTGGGCGGAACATTCACCGATCTGGTGCTGGTTGACGGCTCGGCCGCCAGCCCCCGGGTCTTCATCGATAAGGTCCCCAGCCAGGCGACCGGCTCGGCGCTCGGCGTGCGCGAGGGCATCCAGCGGCTCTCGGCCAAGGCCGGCATCGCGGCCGGCGATATCGACCTCTTCGTCCATGGCTTCACGGTCGGCACCAACGCCTTCCTGACCCGCTCCGGGGCCAAGGCGGCGCTGGTGGTGACGCAGGGGTTCCGCGACCTGCTGCTGATCGGCAACCAGATGCGCCCCGATCTCTATTCGCTGACCGCGCGGAAGCCGGCGCCGGTGGTGCCGCGCTCGCTGACGGTCGAGGCGGTCGAGCGCGTGGACGCCTTCGGCCAGGTGGTGACGGCGCTGACCTCAGCGGAGATCGAGCGGGTCGCGGCGGCCGTGGTGGCGCTCAAGCCCGAGGCGGTCGCGATCTGCCTCGCCTTCGCGCATCTCAATCCCGCCCATGAGACCAAACTGGCCGAGGCGATCCAGGCGAAGCTGCCGGGCGTCCCGGTCTATCTCTCGGCCAAGGTCAATCCGCAGATCGAGGAATATCCGCGCGCCAACACCACGGCGGTCGCGGCCTATGCCGGCCCGGTGATCGACCGCTATATCGGCCGGCTCGAAACTAACCTGAAAGAGGTCGGCCTCGGCGGCCCCTTGCGCCTCATGCGCTCGGATGGCGGCGTCGCCACGCCGCGCGCGGCGCGCGACAACCCCGCCCATATGCTGCTCTCCGGCCCCGCCGGCGGCGTCATCGCCGGCGCCGACCTGGCGAAGGCGCTCGATGTCAAAGGCATGGTGACCTTCGACATGGGCGGCACCTCGGCCGACTTCTCGGTCATCGTCGACGGCGTGCCGACCATGGTGCGCGAGCGCGAGATCGACGGCCAGCCGCTGCGGCTGCCCACCATCGACATCGAGACCATCTCGGCCGGCGGCGGCTCGATCGCGCGGGTCGATATCGGCGGCGCCTTGCGCGTCGGCCCGAAGTCCGCGGGCGCCGTGCCGGGGCCGGCCTGTTACGGCCAGGGCGGCACCGACGCCACCGTGACCGATGCCGGCGTGGTGATGGGGCTGCTCGATCCCAACGAGTATCTCGGCGGCGAGATGCGCCTCGACCCCGATCTCGCGGCCAAGGCGGTCGAGCGCTCGGTCGCGACGCCGCTGGGCCTGGGGCTCGAGGAAGCGGCCTTCGGCATCATCTCGGTCGCCAACGCCAACATGATCCAGGCGATCCGGTCGCTGTCGGTCGAGCGCGGCCATGACGTGCGCGGCTTCGCCATTCTGGCCTTCGGCGGCGCCGGCCCGCTCTATGCGCCCTATATGGCGCGCGATCTCGGCATGGCCGAGGTGATCGCGCCGCGCAATCCGGGCGTGTTCGCGGCGCAAGGGCTGCTCCTCACCGACATCCGCCATGCGGCCCAGGCGCCGTTCCAGCGCAACATCGCCCGGCTCAAGCCCGACGAGATCGGCCCGCAACTCACCCGTCTCAAGGCCGAGCTCGATCACGAGCTCGAGGCCGACGGCGTGCCGACGACCGAGCGTTATTTCCATTTCGCCGCCGACATGCGCTGCGTCGGGCAGTTCCATCTGCTCACCATTCCGCTGTCGCAGCCCAACGGTTCCGGATGGTGGGACGGCGCCAGGGTCGCGGCCGAGTTCCATGCCGCGCATGAGCGCTCCTACGGCCATGCCGATCCGTCGGTGCCGGTCGAGATCGTCAATCTGCGCGTCGACGGCTTCGGCAAGATCCAGCGCCCGCCGCAGCCGCCCGAGCCCGCCTTCGTGTCGGGCGTCGCGCAGGCCGTCGGCTCGCGCCGCGTCTATTTCGACCGCCAGGGCTGGAGCGAGGCCAAGATCTATCGCCGCGATCTGCTGAAGCCGGGCCAGGAGATTCCGGGGCCGGCGATCGTGATGCAGCGGGATTCGACCATCGTGGTGCTGCCGGGCCAGCGCGGGCGGGTGGACAAGCGCGCGGTGATCCGGATTGCTATTAAAGCGGAATGA
- a CDS encoding aromatic ring-hydroxylating oxygenase subunit alpha, with protein MSSVDAFLTEADRRAIRAPIETARTFPQIAYRSQGFFELEVERVFSRNWVAVGFGGSVPAPGDAAPVEIFGMPLLLMRGDDGALRVFHNVGAHDGCPVVLKRRSGPGPIEGPYHGWQYDLRGRLIKAPFWDGTPDPDVGPLRAQGGDLVEIRSGLWQDIVFADLSGKCAPLTEFLAPLIALFADHDLSGLEMAMDVPEGDGVHRVLARANWKALWENYAPNVYHEGFVHEMYRQSKHVPRVDAAGNKTFTEIDDGIVKGLGFETARVSNTYPAVTFPKIRSKRTGEPVAVSYILNIYPNWALLVFPTHFRVRILAPLDAGSCEWRIASYYNGGAARDPSALAMRQRSIAGSLHAGQEDDAICEAVQRARGSPAHRSHFYSPFWDRMHWDFNRMVLGDLER; from the coding sequence ATGTCTTCCGTCGATGCGTTCCTGACCGAGGCGGATCGCCGCGCGATCCGGGCGCCGATCGAGACGGCGCGCACCTTTCCGCAGATCGCCTACCGCTCGCAAGGCTTCTTCGAGCTCGAGGTCGAGCGGGTTTTCAGCCGCAACTGGGTCGCGGTCGGGTTCGGCGGCTCCGTGCCTGCGCCCGGCGACGCGGCGCCGGTCGAGATCTTTGGGATGCCGCTGCTGCTGATGCGCGGCGACGACGGCGCCCTCCGCGTCTTCCACAATGTCGGCGCCCATGACGGCTGCCCGGTGGTGCTGAAGCGCCGGTCGGGGCCGGGGCCGATCGAGGGGCCCTATCATGGCTGGCAGTACGACCTGCGCGGCCGCCTCATCAAGGCGCCGTTCTGGGACGGGACGCCCGATCCGGATGTCGGGCCCTTGCGCGCGCAGGGCGGCGATCTCGTGGAGATCCGCTCCGGCCTCTGGCAGGACATCGTCTTCGCCGATCTCTCCGGAAAATGCGCGCCGCTGACCGAGTTCCTGGCGCCGCTGATCGCCCTCTTCGCCGACCACGATCTCTCGGGCCTCGAGATGGCGATGGACGTTCCCGAGGGCGACGGCGTCCACCGCGTGCTCGCCCGGGCGAATTGGAAGGCGCTCTGGGAGAACTACGCGCCCAACGTCTATCACGAGGGCTTCGTGCATGAGATGTATCGCCAGTCGAAACATGTGCCGCGCGTCGACGCGGCCGGCAACAAGACCTTCACCGAGATCGATGACGGCATCGTCAAGGGGCTGGGCTTCGAGACGGCGCGCGTCAGCAACACCTACCCCGCGGTGACGTTCCCGAAGATCCGGTCGAAGCGGACCGGCGAGCCGGTCGCGGTCTCCTATATCCTCAATATCTATCCGAACTGGGCGCTGCTGGTGTTCCCGACGCATTTCCGCGTCCGCATCCTGGCGCCGCTCGATGCGGGGAGCTGCGAGTGGCGGATCGCCAGCTACTACAACGGGGGTGCGGCGCGCGACCCGAGCGCGCTGGCGATGCGGCAGCGAAGCATCGCCGGCTCACTCCATGCGGGCCAGGAGGACGACGCCATCTGCGAAGCCGTCCAGCGCGCGCGAGGCTCGCCCGCCCACCGCTCGCATTTCTACTCGCCCTTCTGGGACCGGATGCATTGGGACTTCAACCGGATGGTGCTGGGGGACTTGGAGAGGTAG
- a CDS encoding BTAD domain-containing putative transcriptional regulator, whose amino-acid sequence MTVLVLCLLGGFQARLPSSRPLTIRSKRAQALLACLAVAPGNILTRDKVAGILWSYSDDGHARNSLRQSLTMLRHDLVAVEPFPIIAEGDRLVLDRAAVDVDVWSFERLAASNDFEQLRKGADLYRGDFLDGIHLSDPAFEEWSAAERDRLRRLASDVFERLAARQIGGDAITAAQRLLALDTLREASHRVAMQAYAAQGEVDLALRQYKTCREILRRELGVEPDAETQDLYRRVRDTRSAQIDTKHSAPFVSIASRELLTDPAQKPAVALLPFVNMSTDPHLASFGDGLAEDIITELSRFHSLFIIARSSSFQYRDRAIDVNLMGQALKAQYILEGSVRTIGRSIRITVQLIDAATGNHLWAERYDRDIQDMAQVQDKLTAAIVAGVAAQIRAAATEQARRKRTESLAAYELLHLGLEYLNRAGSDDIVPARLLFQQAIEIDPNYAQAHAHLADTFGESHWIDVYRAGSAEAGLDRALESAVKAVALDDSDAVCHCVLGANYLCAKSFDLARLELDRAIELNPNDPDLLVQRGALENFTGQPQAALDLFDRAERLNLRPPNWYRHHRGLALYGLGQYAEASAAFERMIVRPTYVVRYLAASYAQSGRPAEARATAAAALNMEPGFNLRRYAVVEPYRSGADLDHMMAGMRNAGLPA is encoded by the coding sequence ATGACGGTGCTCGTACTCTGTCTTCTCGGTGGTTTTCAGGCACGCCTCCCGTCGAGTCGCCCTTTGACAATCAGGAGCAAGAGGGCCCAAGCGCTGCTGGCTTGCCTCGCAGTCGCCCCCGGAAACATCCTTACCCGCGACAAGGTCGCGGGCATCCTGTGGAGCTATAGCGACGACGGGCATGCCCGCAATAGCCTGCGGCAATCACTCACGATGCTCCGGCACGATCTCGTGGCGGTTGAGCCGTTCCCGATCATCGCGGAGGGCGACAGGTTGGTCCTCGACAGAGCGGCCGTCGATGTCGATGTGTGGAGCTTCGAACGGCTGGCGGCCTCCAACGACTTCGAGCAACTCCGAAAGGGGGCAGATCTCTATCGGGGTGACTTTCTCGATGGCATTCACCTGTCGGACCCGGCATTCGAGGAATGGTCGGCCGCCGAACGTGATCGACTCCGTCGATTGGCGAGCGATGTGTTCGAGCGACTCGCCGCCCGTCAGATCGGCGGCGATGCAATTACGGCCGCCCAGCGCCTGCTGGCCCTCGATACACTGCGCGAGGCCTCCCATCGCGTGGCAATGCAGGCCTACGCAGCCCAGGGCGAGGTGGATTTGGCCTTGCGGCAGTACAAGACCTGTCGCGAGATCCTTCGTCGCGAACTTGGAGTGGAGCCGGATGCGGAAACGCAAGATCTCTACCGCCGGGTTCGCGACACCAGGTCGGCCCAGATAGATACGAAGCATTCTGCCCCGTTCGTGTCGATTGCATCGCGAGAGTTGCTAACCGATCCGGCGCAAAAGCCGGCGGTCGCGCTGCTGCCATTCGTCAACATGAGTACCGATCCGCACCTGGCTAGCTTCGGCGACGGACTCGCTGAAGACATCATCACGGAGTTGTCCCGCTTTCATAGCCTCTTCATCATCGCGCGCAGCTCTTCCTTTCAGTATCGCGATAGGGCGATCGACGTGAATCTCATGGGGCAAGCGTTGAAGGCGCAGTACATCCTCGAGGGGAGTGTGCGAACAATCGGCCGATCAATTCGCATTACCGTGCAGCTCATCGACGCGGCCACCGGGAATCATCTGTGGGCCGAGCGTTACGACCGCGACATACAGGACATGGCCCAGGTCCAGGACAAGCTGACTGCAGCAATCGTTGCAGGAGTCGCGGCGCAGATCCGTGCCGCTGCCACGGAGCAAGCGCGTCGCAAGCGGACGGAGAGCCTGGCGGCGTATGAATTACTGCATCTCGGCCTGGAATACCTGAACAGAGCCGGCAGTGACGACATTGTGCCGGCGCGGCTACTGTTCCAGCAGGCGATCGAGATCGATCCCAACTATGCGCAGGCCCATGCTCATCTCGCCGATACCTTCGGCGAATCCCATTGGATCGATGTCTATCGGGCGGGCTCCGCCGAGGCCGGATTGGATCGTGCATTGGAAAGCGCGGTGAAGGCTGTGGCACTGGATGACAGCGATGCGGTCTGCCACTGCGTGCTCGGTGCGAACTATCTTTGTGCAAAGTCGTTCGATCTCGCGAGGCTCGAACTCGACAGGGCGATAGAGTTAAATCCGAACGACCCCGATCTCCTCGTACAGCGAGGCGCTCTGGAGAATTTTACCGGCCAGCCGCAGGCGGCGTTGGACCTGTTCGACCGGGCGGAGCGGCTCAATCTGCGCCCGCCTAATTGGTACCGCCACCATCGCGGTCTGGCCCTATATGGGCTGGGGCAATATGCAGAGGCATCAGCCGCATTCGAACGGATGATTGTGCGGCCAACGTATGTCGTTCGCTATCTTGCAGCCAGCTATGCTCAGTCAGGTCGGCCGGCTGAGGCGAGGGCCACAGCGGCCGCTGCGCTCAACATGGAGCCCGGGTTCAATCTACGAAGATATGCGGTGGTAGAGCCGTACAGGTCGGGCGCAGATCTCGACCATATGATGGCCGGGATGCGGAATGCGGGTCTGCCGGCATGA
- a CDS encoding Hsp20/alpha crystallin family protein: MANEPKLQVQEKKELAAKGEKTVPARYYVPATDIYETEEALTVVMEVPGVEREAIDVNIENDVLKVEARIDFAKYEGLEPLYTEYNVGHFSRAFTLSNKIDQQRIGANVEDGVLTLTLPKAKEAQPRRIEIK; encoded by the coding sequence ATGGCCAATGAACCCAAGCTCCAGGTGCAGGAGAAGAAGGAGCTGGCCGCGAAAGGCGAGAAGACGGTGCCCGCGCGCTACTATGTGCCCGCGACCGACATCTATGAGACCGAAGAGGCTTTGACCGTGGTGATGGAAGTGCCGGGGGTCGAGCGGGAGGCTATCGACGTGAATATCGAGAACGATGTGCTCAAGGTCGAGGCGCGCATCGATTTCGCGAAGTATGAGGGACTCGAGCCGCTCTACACCGAATATAATGTCGGCCATTTCTCGCGCGCCTTCACCTTGTCGAACAAGATCGACCAGCAGCGCATCGGCGCCAACGTCGAGGACGGCGTGTTGACCTTGACGCTGCCGAAGGCGAAGGAGGCGCAGCCGCGACGGATCGAGATCAAGTGA